One window from the genome of Tachysurus vachellii isolate PV-2020 chromosome 5, HZAU_Pvac_v1, whole genome shotgun sequence encodes:
- the abhd5a gene encoding 1-acylglycerol-3-phosphate O-acyltransferase ABHD5 isoform X1, with product MAEGTEASVEFGLVHHALVFLRIHTFCYSFVKFLDATLRSWGISHWLPSWCPTSQSKLEEAEERMLQSIQSKFSKQFVHISNDKKLWTLVFSDNAEQKTPLVLLHGFGGGVGLWAMNLDALSQQRPVYALDLLGFGQSSRPHFSNDAQEAETQFVESIEEWREKLGLESVILLGHNLGGYLAAAYSLKYPSRVKHLILVEPWGFLGCPDAVEQDRPFPVWIKALEVVLRPFNPLAGLRLAGPLGPGLVQIVRPDFKKKYAAMFNDNTVTEYIYHLNVQSPSGETAFKNMTISYGWAKRPMLQRVGLIHSDIPITVIYGSRSSIDGHSGNSIKEMRPNSHVELIAIRGAGHYVFADQPEDFNHRVLRVCDSMS from the exons ACTGGTACATCATGCTCTGGTGTTTCTACGCATTCATACTTTTTGCTACAGTTTTGTCAAATTCCTGGATGCAACCCTGAG GTCATGGGGGATCAGCCACTGGCTGCCATCATGGTGCCCAACATCTCAGAGCAAACTGGAAGAGGCAGAGGAGAGGATGCTGCAGT CCATCCAAAGCAAGTTCTCCAAGCAGTTTGTCCATATCTCCAATGACAAGAAGCTGTGGACGCTGGTGTTCAGTGACAATGCAGAGCAGAAGACTCCTCTGGTGCTGCTGCATGGTTTTGGTGGTGGAGTGGGGCTCTGGGCTATGAACCTGGATGCTCTCTCCCAGCAGAGACCCGTGTATGCTCTTGACCTGCTCGGATTTGGTCAGAGTAGCAGGCCTCATTTCAGCAACGACGCCCAGGAAGCCGAAACACAGTTTGTGGAGTCCATCGAGGAGTGGAGGGAAAAACTAGGCCTGGAGAGTGTAATCCTGCTTGGCCACAACTTGGGCGGATACCTGGCAGCAGCCTACTCTCTTAAATACCCTTCCAG AGTAAAACATCTGATCCTGGTGGAGCCGTGGGGTTTTCTGGGGTGTCCAGATGCTGTTGAACAGGACAGACCCTTTCCTGTGTGGATTAAAGCCCTCGAGGTCGTCCTCAGACCCTTCAACCCACTGGCTGGCCTTCGGCTTGCAGGACCGCTcg GTCCAGGTCTAGTGCAGATTGTGCGGCCtgactttaaaaagaaatatgctGCCATGTTTAATGACAACACAGTCACAGAGTACATCTACCACCTTAATGTCCAAAGCCCAag tgGTGAAACAGCTTTCAAAAACATGACCATTTCATACGGCTGGGCCAAGCGGCCCATGCTGCAGCGCGTTGGCCTGATTCACAGTGACATTCCCATTACTGTGATCTATGGGTCACGCTCCAGCATAGATGGCCACTCCGGCAATTCAATCAAAGAAATGAGGCCAAATTCCCACGTGGAGCTAATC GCTATACGAGGAGCAGGACACTATGTATTTGCTGACCAACCTGAAGACTTCAACCACAGGGTACTCCGTGTGTGTGACTCAATGAGCTGA
- the abhd5a gene encoding 1-acylglycerol-3-phosphate O-acyltransferase ABHD5 isoform X2: MAEGTEASVEFGSWGISHWLPSWCPTSQSKLEEAEERMLQSIQSKFSKQFVHISNDKKLWTLVFSDNAEQKTPLVLLHGFGGGVGLWAMNLDALSQQRPVYALDLLGFGQSSRPHFSNDAQEAETQFVESIEEWREKLGLESVILLGHNLGGYLAAAYSLKYPSRVKHLILVEPWGFLGCPDAVEQDRPFPVWIKALEVVLRPFNPLAGLRLAGPLGPGLVQIVRPDFKKKYAAMFNDNTVTEYIYHLNVQSPSGETAFKNMTISYGWAKRPMLQRVGLIHSDIPITVIYGSRSSIDGHSGNSIKEMRPNSHVELIAIRGAGHYVFADQPEDFNHRVLRVCDSMS; the protein is encoded by the exons GTCATGGGGGATCAGCCACTGGCTGCCATCATGGTGCCCAACATCTCAGAGCAAACTGGAAGAGGCAGAGGAGAGGATGCTGCAGT CCATCCAAAGCAAGTTCTCCAAGCAGTTTGTCCATATCTCCAATGACAAGAAGCTGTGGACGCTGGTGTTCAGTGACAATGCAGAGCAGAAGACTCCTCTGGTGCTGCTGCATGGTTTTGGTGGTGGAGTGGGGCTCTGGGCTATGAACCTGGATGCTCTCTCCCAGCAGAGACCCGTGTATGCTCTTGACCTGCTCGGATTTGGTCAGAGTAGCAGGCCTCATTTCAGCAACGACGCCCAGGAAGCCGAAACACAGTTTGTGGAGTCCATCGAGGAGTGGAGGGAAAAACTAGGCCTGGAGAGTGTAATCCTGCTTGGCCACAACTTGGGCGGATACCTGGCAGCAGCCTACTCTCTTAAATACCCTTCCAG AGTAAAACATCTGATCCTGGTGGAGCCGTGGGGTTTTCTGGGGTGTCCAGATGCTGTTGAACAGGACAGACCCTTTCCTGTGTGGATTAAAGCCCTCGAGGTCGTCCTCAGACCCTTCAACCCACTGGCTGGCCTTCGGCTTGCAGGACCGCTcg GTCCAGGTCTAGTGCAGATTGTGCGGCCtgactttaaaaagaaatatgctGCCATGTTTAATGACAACACAGTCACAGAGTACATCTACCACCTTAATGTCCAAAGCCCAag tgGTGAAACAGCTTTCAAAAACATGACCATTTCATACGGCTGGGCCAAGCGGCCCATGCTGCAGCGCGTTGGCCTGATTCACAGTGACATTCCCATTACTGTGATCTATGGGTCACGCTCCAGCATAGATGGCCACTCCGGCAATTCAATCAAAGAAATGAGGCCAAATTCCCACGTGGAGCTAATC GCTATACGAGGAGCAGGACACTATGTATTTGCTGACCAACCTGAAGACTTCAACCACAGGGTACTCCGTGTGTGTGACTCAATGAGCTGA